In Acinetobacter sp. WCHAc010034, a genomic segment contains:
- the uppS gene encoding polyprenyl diphosphate synthase codes for MTSSEETSRLPKHVAIIMDGNNRFAKKNQMQKGDGHREGKNVLDPIVEHCRSNNIQALTVFAFSSENWNRPQFEVDLLMKLLEETILEQLPRMEKFNIALRFIGDRSRLSPQLRDLMLHAEERTANFNSMTLTIAISYGGMWDMAQAAQRVAADVLAKKINLDAIDADVFGQYVSLSDLPPVDLLIRTGGDFRLSNFLLWQAAYAELYFTETLWPEFTVEELDDAFAVFAGRERRFGKTSEQVQQKQLEN; via the coding sequence ATGACCTCATCCGAAGAAACTTCCCGTCTTCCAAAACATGTTGCCATCATCATGGATGGCAACAACCGTTTTGCCAAAAAAAATCAAATGCAGAAAGGTGATGGGCACCGTGAAGGTAAAAACGTCCTAGATCCGATCGTAGAGCATTGCCGTTCTAATAATATTCAAGCTTTAACTGTCTTTGCCTTTTCAAGCGAAAACTGGAACCGCCCTCAGTTTGAGGTCGATTTGCTGATGAAGCTGCTGGAAGAAACCATTCTTGAGCAGCTGCCCCGCATGGAAAAATTCAATATCGCCCTGCGCTTCATTGGCGACCGTTCGCGCCTGTCCCCGCAATTGCGTGACTTAATGTTGCATGCAGAGGAAAGGACTGCTAATTTCAACAGCATGACCTTAACCATTGCGATCAGTTATGGCGGCATGTGGGACATGGCGCAGGCTGCCCAGCGGGTGGCTGCGGATGTTCTGGCGAAAAAAATAAATCTGGATGCAATTGATGCCGATGTGTTTGGTCAATATGTCAGCTTAAGCGATTTGCCGCCGGTGGACTTGCTGATCCGCACAGGCGGCGATTTCCGCCTGTCGAATTTTCTGCTGTGGCAGGCAGCTTATGCAGAGCTGTATTTTACAGAAACATTGTGGCCTGAATTTACCGTTGAAGAATTAGATGACGCCTTCGCAGTCTTTGCAGGACGCGAGCGCCGTTTCGGTAAAACATCAGAGCAAGTTCAACAAAAGCAACTCGAGAATTAA
- the bamA gene encoding outer membrane protein assembly factor BamA yields MQHTHLFMPLALVSAMAAAQQVYAADDFIVQDVKIDGLVRLTPESVYGMLPVTSGDRVTDPVIASAIRTLYATGLFDDIKTSQEGNTLVFKVVERPVISKIELKGNKLIPKEALQEGLKKMGLAEGEVLKKSALQVVETELEQQYMQQGRYDADVKVSTTARPNNRVDLLIEFAEGKAAKVFDINIIGNTVFKESDIKQAFAVKESSWNSIVSRNDRYAREKMAASLEALRAMYLNKGYINFNITNSSLNLSEDKKHVFIEVSVDEGDQFKFGESKFLGDALYTPQELKPLQIYKDGDLYSQEKVNGVKQLLLRKYGNAGYYFAEVNVVPEINNESKIVDLNYYINPGQKVTVRRINFTGNTKTADEVLRREMRQMEGALASNEKIDLSKVRLERTGFFKTVDVKPARIPNSPDQIDLNVNVEEQHSGTSTLAVGFSQSGGVTFQAGLSQTNFLGTGNSVSVDLSRSETQDYYNLSVTDPYFTIDGVRRGYNMYYRKTKLNDDYNVNNYVTDSFGGGINFGYPIDENQSISAGLNIDQTEVTTGQYVSTYVRDYLLANGGKATGKAKDVCIGTIDNVYGDPADPTKVTGTTCNGQTVDYDNEFKGDFLTYNLNLGWSYNTLNRPIFPTSGMSHRVNAEVALPGSDVEYQKLTYDAQAFFPLGKDFVLRGYGKLGYGNDLPFYKNFYAGGFGSVRGYDNSTLGPKYPGVTYNESRTRDYSPEEVGGNALMQFGAELALPLPFKGDWTRQVRPVLFAEGAQVFDTQCNIPSGKLYLSGGASDSGVDAKKYCEDNFGFDAGDMRYSVGLGFTWITMIGPLSLSYAYPLNDKAGDETKNIQFEIGRTF; encoded by the coding sequence ATGCAGCACACACATTTATTTATGCCTCTGGCACTGGTTAGTGCTATGGCAGCAGCACAACAAGTATACGCGGCAGATGACTTTATTGTTCAAGACGTAAAAATAGACGGCTTGGTCCGTTTAACGCCAGAAAGCGTGTACGGCATGCTGCCGGTTACAAGCGGCGACCGTGTAACTGATCCAGTCATCGCCAGCGCTATCCGCACCTTATACGCTACGGGCCTGTTTGATGACATTAAAACCTCGCAGGAAGGCAATACGCTGGTCTTTAAGGTGGTTGAGCGGCCTGTTATTTCTAAAATTGAGCTGAAAGGCAATAAGCTGATTCCTAAAGAAGCGCTGCAGGAAGGCCTGAAAAAAATGGGGCTGGCTGAAGGCGAAGTGCTGAAGAAGTCTGCACTGCAGGTTGTGGAAACTGAGCTGGAACAGCAGTATATGCAGCAGGGCCGCTACGATGCGGATGTCAAAGTCAGCACCACGGCGCGCCCGAATAACCGCGTCGATTTGCTGATTGAATTTGCCGAAGGCAAAGCTGCAAAAGTTTTTGACATCAACATTATTGGCAATACTGTATTTAAAGAAAGCGATATTAAGCAGGCTTTTGCGGTGAAGGAAAGCAGCTGGAACTCGATTGTTTCCCGCAACGACCGCTATGCGCGTGAAAAAATGGCTGCCAGCCTGGAAGCATTGCGCGCAATGTACCTGAACAAGGGCTATATCAACTTCAATATTACCAATTCAAGCCTGAACCTGAGTGAAGACAAAAAGCATGTCTTTATTGAGGTTTCTGTGGATGAAGGCGATCAGTTCAAATTCGGCGAAAGCAAATTCCTGGGCGATGCGCTTTATACGCCGCAGGAATTGAAGCCTCTGCAGATTTATAAAGACGGCGATCTTTATTCACAGGAAAAAGTGAATGGCGTGAAGCAGCTGCTGCTGCGCAAATACGGCAATGCAGGCTATTACTTTGCTGAAGTGAATGTAGTTCCCGAAATTAACAATGAAAGCAAAATTGTCGATTTAAACTACTACATCAACCCGGGTCAAAAAGTGACGGTCCGCCGCATCAACTTTACCGGCAACACCAAAACTGCCGATGAAGTATTGCGCCGCGAAATGCGCCAAATGGAAGGCGCACTGGCCAGCAATGAAAAAATTGACTTGTCAAAAGTGCGCTTAGAGCGTACCGGCTTCTTTAAAACAGTAGATGTTAAGCCGGCGCGCATTCCAAACTCGCCTGATCAAATTGACCTGAACGTCAATGTTGAAGAGCAGCATTCAGGCACCAGCACCTTGGCAGTCGGTTTCTCGCAAAGCGGCGGTGTGACTTTCCAGGCGGGCTTAAGCCAAACCAACTTCTTGGGCACAGGCAACTCGGTTTCCGTTGATTTGTCGCGTTCAGAGACGCAAGACTATTACAATTTAAGCGTTACCGATCCGTATTTCACGATTGACGGCGTGCGCCGCGGCTACAATATGTATTACCGCAAAACCAAGCTGAATGATGACTATAACGTAAACAACTACGTGACAGACAGCTTCGGCGGCGGGATCAACTTTGGTTATCCGATTGATGAAAACCAGAGCATCAGTGCAGGCTTGAATATTGACCAGACTGAGGTCACCACAGGGCAGTATGTGTCGACTTATGTGCGTGATTACTTATTGGCTAATGGCGGTAAGGCAACTGGTAAGGCTAAGGATGTCTGTATTGGAACTATCGACAATGTATATGGCGATCCTGCAGATCCAACAAAAGTAACAGGCACGACATGTAATGGGCAGACCGTAGACTATGATAATGAATTTAAGGGTGATTTCTTAACTTATAATTTAAATCTAGGCTGGTCGTATAATACCTTAAACCGTCCAATCTTCCCGACCAGCGGCATGTCGCACCGGGTCAATGCGGAAGTGGCGCTGCCGGGCAGCGATGTGGAATATCAAAAGCTTACTTATGATGCTCAGGCATTCTTCCCCTTAGGGAAAGACTTTGTGCTGCGCGGCTACGGCAAGCTGGGCTACGGCAATGACTTGCCTTTCTATAAGAACTTCTATGCCGGCGGTTTCGGTTCGGTGCGCGGTTATGACAACAGCACATTGGGTCCAAAATATCCGGGTGTAACCTATAATGAATCAAGAACCAGAGACTACAGCCCGGAAGAAGTGGGCGGTAATGCGCTGATGCAGTTCGGCGCTGAATTGGCGCTGCCATTGCCGTTTAAAGGTGACTGGACACGCCAAGTGCGTCCGGTGCTGTTTGCTGAAGGCGCACAGGTATTTGATACGCAATGTAATATTCCATCTGGTAAGCTTTATTTATCGGGCGGTGCAAGTGATTCAGGCGTTGATGCTAAAAAATACTGTGAAGATAACTTTGGTTTTGATGCGGGCGATATGCGCTACAGCGTAGGGCTTGGCTTTACCTGGATCACCATGATTGGGCCATTGTCACTCAGCTATGCGTACCCGCTGAATGATAAAGCCGGCGATGAAACTAAAAATATCCAGTTTGAAATCGGCCGTACTTTCTAA
- the ispC gene encoding 1-deoxy-D-xylulose-5-phosphate reductoisomerase gives MSQSVCILGVTGSIGRSTLKILDCHPEEYSVFAVTAHSRIAELAEICKQYRPQAAVVPPHKVDELRQLLLRENLNDIEILQGEAGLIAAASHPQVDVVMAAIVGAAGLLPTLAAVKAGKRVLLANKEALVMSGDIMMQAAREHHAALLPVDSEHNAIFQCLPEGYFQAERNGQPKLGVSRILLTASGGPFLNHTPEQLQAVTPAQACKHPNWSMGQKISVDSATLMNKGLELIEACHLFAISEHFVTVVVHPQSIIHSMVQYVDGSTLAQMGNPDMCTPIAHALAWPKRIQTHVPPLDLFTHSHLNFQEPDTGRFPALKLARQAMQAGGLAPAILNAANEIAVDAFLKNQIGFTQIPQIVEATLSQLENSAADSIEAVLQADRSARSIAQQIAMNKGS, from the coding sequence ATGTCACAGTCTGTTTGCATATTGGGCGTTACCGGTTCTATCGGCCGAAGCACCTTGAAAATTCTGGACTGCCACCCCGAAGAGTATTCTGTTTTTGCAGTCACGGCGCACAGCAGAATTGCGGAACTGGCGGAAATTTGCAAACAGTACCGGCCCCAAGCCGCTGTTGTGCCGCCGCATAAAGTGGATGAACTGCGCCAGCTTTTGCTCCGTGAAAACTTAAATGACATTGAAATCCTGCAGGGTGAGGCGGGCTTGATTGCAGCGGCTTCCCATCCGCAGGTGGATGTGGTGATGGCGGCCATTGTGGGCGCCGCCGGCCTGCTGCCGACATTGGCGGCGGTGAAAGCCGGTAAGCGCGTGCTGCTGGCCAATAAAGAAGCCTTGGTGATGTCCGGCGATATCATGATGCAGGCGGCGCGTGAACATCATGCTGCATTGCTTCCGGTCGATTCAGAACACAATGCGATCTTTCAATGCCTGCCAGAAGGCTATTTTCAGGCGGAGCGCAATGGTCAGCCGAAACTGGGGGTGTCGCGGATTCTGCTGACAGCTTCAGGCGGCCCGTTCCTGAATCATACCCCGGAACAGCTGCAGGCAGTAACGCCGGCGCAGGCCTGTAAGCATCCCAACTGGTCAATGGGCCAGAAAATTTCAGTAGATTCAGCAACTTTAATGAATAAAGGGCTTGAACTGATTGAGGCCTGCCATCTCTTTGCAATTTCAGAACATTTTGTAACAGTGGTTGTTCATCCGCAGAGTATCATTCATTCTATGGTTCAATATGTGGATGGTTCAACTTTGGCGCAAATGGGCAACCCCGATATGTGTACGCCAATCGCGCATGCTTTGGCATGGCCGAAGCGCATTCAGACGCATGTGCCTCCTCTGGATTTATTCACGCATTCGCATTTGAATTTTCAGGAACCGGATACCGGGCGTTTCCCTGCACTGAAGCTTGCGCGCCAAGCCATGCAGGCGGGCGGTTTGGCTCCGGCAATTTTAAACGCAGCCAATGAAATCGCGGTGGACGCTTTTCTGAAGAATCAGATCGGATTTACCCAGATTCCGCAAATTGTTGAAGCAACCCTCAGTCAACTGGAAAATAGCGCAGCGGACAGCATTGAGGCTGTTTTGCAGGCTGACCGTTCAGCGCGCTCCATCGCGCAGCAAATTGCAATGAATAAAGGAAGCTGA
- the pyrH gene encoding UMP kinase — protein sequence MLDSKKPRYERILLKLSGEALAGNKDMGIDAQVLDQMSLSIAHLVGLGVQVGIVVGGGNLYRGSQLQKDGLVGRVTGDQMGMLATVMNGLALRDALVRRNIKTRLMSALPIGAVVESYSSRDAIRHLTQGEVCVFVAGTGNPFFTTDTAACLRGIEIEADLILKATKVDGVYNKDPSKYEDAVKYDALTFDQVLDEKLGVMDLTAICLCRDHNVPLQVFDMNKTGSLLSVVMGEKEGTHVTK from the coding sequence ATGCTGGATTCAAAAAAACCGCGTTATGAACGCATTCTGCTCAAGCTTTCCGGTGAAGCGCTTGCAGGCAATAAAGACATGGGGATTGATGCGCAAGTGCTCGATCAGATGTCTTTGTCGATTGCCCACCTGGTAGGCTTAGGCGTTCAGGTCGGCATCGTGGTTGGCGGCGGCAACTTGTACCGCGGCAGCCAATTGCAGAAAGACGGCCTGGTTGGCCGCGTAACAGGCGACCAAATGGGCATGCTGGCAACCGTAATGAACGGCTTGGCGCTGCGCGACGCTTTGGTGCGCCGCAATATCAAAACCCGCTTAATGTCCGCTTTGCCGATTGGCGCTGTAGTGGAGTCATATTCCAGCCGCGACGCAATCCGCCATTTAACTCAAGGCGAAGTGTGCGTATTTGTGGCGGGCACAGGCAACCCATTCTTTACGACCGATACGGCAGCCTGCCTGCGCGGCATTGAAATTGAAGCTGATCTGATTTTGAAAGCGACCAAAGTTGATGGCGTATATAATAAAGATCCAAGCAAATACGAAGATGCGGTGAAATACGACGCATTGACCTTCGATCAAGTGCTTGATGAAAAATTAGGGGTTATGGACTTAACCGCAATCTGCCTGTGCCGTGACCACAATGTGCCGCTGCAAGTATTCGATATGAATAAAACCGGCTCATTGCTTTCGGTTGTTATGGGCGAAAAAGAGGGTACTCACGTTACCAAGTGA
- the rseP gene encoding RIP metalloprotease RseP: MNALFIILAAVLLLGPLIAIHEFGHYIVARKLGVKVLVYSIGFGPTVLKWTSKKSGIQYQISALPLGGYVKMLDEREGSVPEQDLPYAFNRQSPWKRIAIVAAGPLINLAFAVVLFWILLLPAQEQLSTRVGKVLPNTPAAAAQMHEGDKITAIDGMQVSTWEKLNFALVDRAGETGSIAVTADRAGEQKMFQLPVQDFLKDQSQSPLDVLGFTPYRPHLPAVISKLSSDGAAVRQGMKAGDKIIAVNGVKMNDWFDVVQVVQASPEKLLKIDVLRGNQQLQLEVMPQGKRDNMGNVTGVLGVQSDPGKVTIPAEYKQTIQYSPVEAFTMAVDKTGQISSMILNSIVKMFRGLIGLDNLSGPITIAKVAGQSAEMGWQTFISFMALMSVSLGILNLLPIPMLDGGHLVYYFVELIRGKPVSEQIQLVGLKIGMVLLGSMMLLALFNDFMRL; encoded by the coding sequence ATGAATGCCTTGTTTATTATTCTTGCAGCCGTTTTACTGCTGGGGCCGCTGATCGCAATTCATGAGTTTGGCCATTACATTGTTGCGCGTAAACTGGGCGTTAAAGTTTTAGTCTATTCCATTGGCTTTGGCCCAACCGTGCTGAAGTGGACATCCAAAAAATCCGGCATTCAGTACCAGATTTCCGCACTGCCTTTGGGCGGCTACGTGAAAATGCTGGATGAGCGCGAAGGCAGTGTGCCTGAGCAGGACTTGCCTTATGCATTTAACCGTCAAAGCCCGTGGAAAAGAATTGCTATTGTGGCGGCGGGCCCGCTGATCAATCTGGCCTTTGCTGTGGTGCTGTTCTGGATTTTGCTGCTTCCGGCGCAAGAACAGCTGAGCACCCGGGTTGGCAAGGTTTTGCCGAATACTCCGGCCGCTGCGGCGCAGATGCATGAGGGCGATAAAATTACCGCCATTGACGGCATGCAGGTTTCAACCTGGGAAAAGCTGAATTTCGCCTTAGTTGACCGCGCCGGCGAAACCGGCAGCATCGCGGTAACTGCAGACCGGGCCGGCGAGCAGAAGATGTTTCAGCTTCCGGTGCAGGACTTCTTAAAAGACCAGTCTCAGTCGCCTCTGGATGTTTTAGGCTTTACGCCTTACCGTCCTCATTTGCCTGCGGTGATTTCCAAGCTCAGCAGCGACGGCGCAGCCGTGCGTCAGGGCATGAAAGCGGGCGATAAAATTATTGCAGTCAATGGCGTCAAGATGAATGACTGGTTTGATGTGGTGCAGGTTGTGCAGGCATCGCCGGAAAAGCTGCTTAAAATTGACGTGCTGCGCGGCAACCAGCAGCTTCAGCTTGAAGTGATGCCTCAGGGCAAGCGCGACAATATGGGCAATGTGACTGGCGTCTTGGGTGTGCAGAGTGACCCGGGCAAAGTGACAATCCCGGCAGAATATAAACAGACAATACAATATTCTCCAGTCGAAGCGTTTACAATGGCGGTGGATAAAACTGGACAGATTTCCAGTATGATTCTCAACTCCATTGTCAAAATGTTTCGCGGCCTGATTGGCTTGGATAATTTATCAGGGCCGATCACCATTGCGAAAGTCGCAGGTCAAAGCGCAGAAATGGGCTGGCAGACTTTTATTTCCTTCATGGCGCTGATGAGCGTAAGTTTGGGAATTCTGAATCTGCTGCCTATTCCAATGCTGGACGGCGGGCATCTGGTTTACTATTTTGTTGAATTAATTCGTGGTAAACCTGTTTCTGAACAAATACAATTGGTTGGACTGAAGATTGGTATGGTACTGCTTGGCAGCATGATGCTGCTGGCACTTTTTAATGATTTTATGCGGTTATAA
- the frr gene encoding ribosome recycling factor encodes MINDLKKDSEDRMNKTLESLEHGFAKVRTGRAHPSILNGVMVSYYGSDVPLNQVANVGVEDSRTLLVQPFERSMVSAIDKAIRESDLGLNPITADAIRVPMAALTEETRRDMQKVARTEAENAKVAIRNIRRDVLGDIKALLKEKEISEDEERRAGDEIQKITDKFVAEVEKRLAAKEAELMKV; translated from the coding sequence ATGATTAACGATCTTAAAAAAGACAGCGAAGACCGTATGAACAAGACTTTAGAGTCTTTAGAACATGGCTTTGCCAAAGTTCGTACAGGCCGTGCGCACCCATCTATTTTAAATGGTGTGATGGTTTCCTACTACGGCTCTGACGTGCCGCTGAATCAGGTGGCAAACGTTGGCGTTGAAGACTCGCGCACTTTGCTGGTTCAGCCGTTCGAGCGCTCTATGGTTTCTGCGATTGACAAAGCGATCCGCGAATCAGACCTGGGCCTGAATCCGATCACTGCTGATGCAATCCGCGTGCCGATGGCTGCGCTGACTGAAGAAACCCGCCGCGATATGCAGAAAGTTGCGCGCACTGAAGCTGAAAATGCCAAAGTCGCTATCCGCAATATCCGCCGTGATGTGCTGGGTGATATCAAGGCGCTGCTGAAGGAAAAAGAAATTTCTGAAGATGAAGAGCGCCGTGCGGGTGATGAAATTCAGAAAATCACCGACAAATTTGTTGCTGAAGTGGAAAAGCGCCTGGCTGCAAAAGAAGCTGAATTGATGAAGGTCTAA
- a CDS encoding OmpH family outer membrane protein: MKQIFGGAIALSMLCSTASHAAGYGIVDLEKIVEQSAYIKQHNAGMQQQIKPQTAKIEALSKELEALQQRAQQGAKLSDAEKKSMTQQYQSKLQELNGLQQKVQGTVESSIQALNRAMDSRIKQAAEQLRKENNLDVVLNKNSALAYDPKYDLTDKMIQKVNAIK; encoded by the coding sequence ATGAAACAGATTTTTGGCGGCGCAATTGCGCTCAGCATGCTGTGCAGCACAGCCTCGCATGCGGCAGGTTACGGCATTGTCGATTTGGAAAAAATTGTTGAGCAAAGCGCTTATATTAAGCAGCATAATGCCGGCATGCAGCAGCAGATTAAACCGCAAACTGCAAAAATCGAAGCTTTAAGCAAAGAGCTGGAAGCGCTGCAGCAGCGCGCGCAGCAGGGAGCGAAACTGTCCGATGCTGAAAAGAAAAGCATGACGCAGCAGTACCAGTCCAAGCTTCAGGAGCTGAACGGCCTGCAGCAGAAAGTTCAAGGCACGGTCGAGTCCAGCATTCAGGCGCTGAACCGCGCAATGGACTCAAGAATTAAGCAGGCGGCGGAACAATTGCGTAAAGAGAATAATCTTGACGTTGTTTTGAATAAAAATTCAGCGCTTGCCTATGACCCTAAGTATGATTTAACTGATAAAATGATTCAAAAGGTTAATGCAATTAAATAA
- a CDS encoding phosphatidate cytidylyltransferase has product MLERIITALVLVAVVLSCMFATQSHYPMFVLMIIAAGVAGYEWQKLMPRKSKNAIKPLAWGYGLAVAVLSALALRYSDVALLLWAASIFTWLLSVYWVKSYPDYDGWYNPTLNFIGLVLISAAVTAIFAVWQSSPWWLMYLFLLVWGADSGAYFVGRKLGRKKLAPDVSPNKSVEGLYGGIVTATIIIVAVEVLYLELSLAEHILFLILSVVTVFSSVLGDLFESMIKRRAGIKDSGRILPGHGGVLDRIDSLLAAAPIFAAGMYVLKLIGVDL; this is encoded by the coding sequence ATGTTAGAGCGGATTATTACCGCATTGGTTTTAGTAGCAGTTGTACTGAGCTGTATGTTTGCTACACAGTCACACTATCCAATGTTTGTGCTGATGATCATTGCAGCAGGGGTTGCTGGGTATGAGTGGCAAAAGCTTATGCCTAGAAAATCAAAAAATGCAATTAAGCCTTTGGCTTGGGGCTATGGCTTGGCTGTGGCGGTTTTGTCCGCCTTGGCTTTGCGCTACAGCGATGTGGCGCTGCTGCTGTGGGCAGCTTCAATTTTCACATGGCTGTTAAGCGTCTACTGGGTCAAGTCCTATCCGGATTACGACGGCTGGTATAATCCGACACTGAATTTTATCGGGCTGGTGCTGATTTCAGCTGCAGTGACGGCAATTTTCGCGGTTTGGCAAAGTTCCCCTTGGTGGCTGATGTACCTGTTCCTGCTGGTTTGGGGCGCAGACAGCGGCGCATATTTTGTCGGGCGCAAGCTGGGCAGGAAAAAGCTTGCGCCGGATGTCAGCCCGAATAAATCGGTTGAAGGGCTATACGGCGGCATTGTGACGGCAACAATTATTATTGTTGCGGTTGAAGTGCTGTACTTGGAGCTGAGCCTGGCGGAACATATTCTGTTCTTAATTCTTTCAGTTGTTACCGTTTTCAGTTCGGTCCTGGGTGACCTGTTTGAATCCATGATCAAGCGCCGCGCCGGCATAAAAGACTCCGGCCGCATTCTGCCGGGCCACGGCGGCGTGCTTGACCGGATTGACTCTTTGCTTGCCGCGGCTCCGATTTTTGCGGCCGGCATGTATGTTTTAAAACTTATAGGCGTAGATTTATAG
- the fabZ gene encoding 3-hydroxyacyl-ACP dehydratase FabZ: MTEPNTPAFTMPELPMQIQTIREYLPHRYPFLLVDRVTDITDSGIVGYKNVSMNEEFLQGHFPGYPIMPGVLIVEAMAQISGILGFVMNNQKPSSDKIFLFAGAERVRFRKQVVPGDQLVLKAELMMQKRGIYKYNCTATVDGVVAAAAEIMITQQKTEQA, translated from the coding sequence ATGACTGAGCCGAATACTCCTGCATTCACAATGCCTGAACTGCCAATGCAAATTCAAACTATTCGTGAATATTTGCCGCACCGTTACCCATTTCTGCTTGTAGACCGTGTGACTGATATTACGGATTCAGGCATTGTGGGCTACAAAAATGTTTCAATGAATGAAGAATTTTTACAAGGACATTTTCCTGGCTACCCGATTATGCCCGGTGTGCTGATTGTTGAGGCAATGGCGCAAATTTCAGGCATTCTTGGTTTTGTCATGAATAATCAGAAACCCTCAAGTGACAAAATTTTCCTATTTGCAGGAGCAGAGCGGGTCCGTTTTAGAAAGCAGGTTGTTCCAGGCGATCAGCTGGTTTTAAAAGCGGAACTCATGATGCAGAAGCGCGGCATTTATAAATACAACTGTACTGCTACAGTTGATGGTGTCGTTGCGGCCGCTGCGGAAATTATGATTACGCAACAGAAAACAGAGCAAGCATGA
- the lpxD gene encoding UDP-3-O-(3-hydroxymyristoyl)glucosamine N-acyltransferase, translated as MNHQSLSLEKLAHLVHGECVGQRDLKLSGLASLEHAGAQHLAFVNADKYLEPAGASKAGALIVTEALKAQIQGQQNFIVVANPYLAFAILTHIFERKHAETGIESTAQIHPSAIISDSAYIGHYAVIGQHCVVGDESIIQSHCRIDDDVEVGKQCFIDSHVTLTGQAKIGDRVRIHANTVIGGEGFGFAPYQGKWHRIAQLGSVRIGNDVRIGSNCSIDRGALDDTILEDGVIVDNLVQIAHNVKIGANTAMAAKCGIAGSTEIGKNCIFAGGVGVVGHINIADNVTITGMSMVTKSISEAGSYSSGTPMLESLQWKRAAVRFKQLADVPLTQLMKRLDHMKSQIESLESTKLRK; from the coding sequence ATGAATCATCAATCTCTCAGCTTAGAAAAACTTGCTCATCTTGTACATGGTGAGTGCGTTGGCCAGCGCGATCTAAAATTATCCGGTTTGGCAAGCCTTGAGCATGCAGGTGCTCAGCATTTGGCTTTTGTAAATGCGGATAAATATTTGGAACCGGCTGGAGCATCTAAGGCTGGAGCGCTGATTGTCACCGAAGCCTTAAAAGCGCAAATTCAGGGGCAGCAGAACTTCATTGTTGTGGCAAATCCGTATTTGGCTTTTGCAATCCTGACGCATATTTTTGAAAGAAAGCATGCGGAAACCGGCATTGAAAGCACCGCGCAGATTCATCCATCAGCCATTATTTCGGACTCTGCCTATATTGGACATTATGCGGTTATCGGCCAGCATTGTGTAGTGGGCGATGAGTCTATTATTCAGTCTCACTGCAGGATTGATGATGATGTGGAAGTCGGAAAGCAGTGCTTTATTGACTCGCATGTGACCTTGACCGGCCAAGCCAAAATTGGCGACCGTGTGCGCATTCATGCCAATACGGTCATTGGCGGGGAAGGCTTCGGTTTCGCGCCTTATCAGGGCAAATGGCACCGCATTGCGCAGCTGGGCTCTGTGCGCATTGGCAATGATGTGCGGATTGGGTCGAATTGCAGCATCGACCGCGGCGCATTGGATGACACAATTTTAGAAGATGGCGTCATTGTTGATAACCTTGTGCAAATTGCCCACAATGTTAAAATTGGCGCCAATACAGCAATGGCCGCGAAATGCGGCATTGCTGGCAGTACGGAAATTGGCAAAAACTGCATCTTTGCGGGCGGGGTTGGCGTAGTGGGGCATATTAATATTGCGGATAATGTAACGATTACCGGCATGTCAATGGTCACAAAAAGTATTTCTGAAGCGGGCAGCTATTCTTCAGGAACGCCGATGCTGGAAAGTTTGCAGTGGAAGCGCGCAGCGGTGCGGTTTAAACAATTAGCAGATGTGCCATTGACCCAGTTGATGAAAAGGCTTGATCATATGAAATCTCAGATAGAGTCCCTTGAATCAACTAAATTGCGTAAATAA